One window of the Octopus sinensis linkage group LG9, ASM634580v1, whole genome shotgun sequence genome contains the following:
- the LOC115215767 gene encoding polyunsaturated fatty acid lipoxygenase ALOX15B-like, whose amino-acid sequence MSVPSRGGLKGLPMKDGKGHVSSKEDLKWIVSVIIFTCSVSHAAVNFLQYDEYGHPANYPSMLRTPLLKDKAPRTEKDIVDALPKVTTIFDVLKVTSVLSKRETNPLGNFDVKYICHQVGLQCVAEFQSNLKRITEEISEKIENRGWPYDVLDPPLIPNSIAV is encoded by the exons ATGTCCGTGCCAAGCAGAGGTGGATTGAAG GGTTTACCAATGAAAGATGGTAAGGGTCACGTGTCTTCAAAGGAGGACTTGAAATGGATTGTGTCCGTAATCATCTTCACCTGCAGTGTGTCACATGCTGCTGTCAATTTCCTACAATATGACGAATATGGTCACCCTGCAAACTATCCATCGATGCTGAGGACACCGCTATTAAAAGACAAa GCACCCAGAACCGAGAAGGATATCGTAGATGCCCTGCCTAAGGTAACAACAATTTTCGATGTTTTAAAAGTCACAAGCGTCCTGAGCAAAAGAGAAACCAATCCTCTGGGAAATTTCGATGTAAAATATATCTGTCATCAAGTGGGACTTCAATGCGTCGCCGA GTTCCAATCGAATCTAAAAAGAATTACTGAAGAAATCAGTGAAAAAATTGAAAACCGTGGTTGGCCTTACGACGTCTTGGATCCTCCCTTAATTCCTAACTCTATCGCTGTTTGa